TCCGAAGAGATCAACGCCTGCAGCGTGAAAATTACGCCGAAAATCGACGGCAAACCGCAGGATTGGCTGCTGATGTTTAAAAACGAGACCCATAACCACCCGACCGAAATCGAACCGTTCGGCGGTGCCGCGACCTGTTTGGGCGGCGCCATCCGCGACCCGCTTTCGGGACGCGCCTACTGCCATCAGGCGATGCGCGTGACCGGCGCGGCCGACCCCAACACGCCGTTTGAAAAGACGCTGCCCAATAAACTGCCGCAGCGCAAAATCTGCCTTGAAGCCGCCGCGGGATTCAGTTCCTACGGCAATCAGATCGGCCTTGCAACGGGTATGGTCTCGGAAATTTATCACCCGGGATATGCCGCGAAACGCCTTGAAACCGGTGCGATTATCGCCGCTGCACCTGCGAAAAACGTCCGCCGCGAAACGCCCGTATCCGGCGATGTGATTATTTTACTCGGCGGAAAAACCGGACGCGACGGCTGCGGCGGCGCTACGGGTTCATCGAAAGCCCACAATGTCGAATCGCTGCAGACCTGCGGTGCGGAGGTGCAAAAAGGCAACCCGCCCGAGGAGCGTAAAATTCAGCGGCTGTTCCGCGATCCGAAAGTCACCGCAATGATCAAACGCTGCAACGATTTCGGCGCAGGCGGCGTTTCGGTCGCCATCGGCGAACTGGCCGACGGGCTGAACATCAACCTCGACGCGGTTCCGAAAAAATACGAGGGCCTCGACGCCACCGAGCTTGCGATCTCCGAATCGCAGGAGCGCATGGCGGTAGTCGTTGCCCAAGCCGATATGGACAAGTTTATCGAATACGCCGCCGCCGAGAATCTCGACGCGACTCTTGTAGCGGTTGTCACGGATGACGCACGTATGACGATGATTTCTAAAGGACAAGCCGTCGCTTCGCTTTCGAGAGATTTTCTCAACTCCAACGGCGCTTCCAAAAACGCTTCCGTGCGCGTAAAAAAATTCGAACAGCCCCGTTTTGCACCCAAAAAAGGCGGGCTGCCCGATCAGTTCAATGCGGCGATTTCGTCACTGAACGCCGCGTCTCAAAAGGGTCTCGGCGAGCGTTTTGACGGGACCATCGGCGCGGGTACGGTGTTGATGCCGTACGGCGGCAAGACCCGCACCACGCCCCAACAAGCGATGGTCGCTTTACTGCCGGTACTCGGCGGACAGACCGACGACTGCTCGATGATGGCCTACGGTTTTAACGCCGACATCTGCGCACAAAACCCGTTTTTCGGCGCGTTTTCTTCGGTGGTGTCCTCGGTCGGCAAACTCGTCGCGGCGGGCGCTCCACTCAAAACAGATGCAGAAAACTGCTGGCTCTCATTACAGGAATTTTTCCCGTCGCCGCGCAAAGACCCGGAGCGCTGGGCGCTGCCGTTCTGTGCGCTGTTGGGTGCTTTAAAAGCGCAGGTTTTGCTCGGATTCGCCGCCATCGGCGGCAAGGACTCGATGTCCGGCAGTTTTGAAAACATCGACGTCCCGCCGACATTGATCTCGTTCGCGGTCTCCGAAACCACCGCAGACCGGGTCATCAGCTGCGAGTTCAAAGACGCTAACCATCCGGTGTATCTGATCGCCCCGAAAGCCGGAAGCGACCTGACCGAGTCCATCCCCGAGACATTTAATAAAGTTGAAAAACTGATCGGCGAAAAGAAGATCCTCTCCGCTTATTCGTTGACCGACTGTTCCGCCGCCGAGGCGCTTTGCAAGATGGGATTCGGCAACGACATCGGCGTCAAACTCGCCTGTGTGCCCGAACAAAAATTCTTCTTCGATCCCCTGCCCGGCGGATTTTTGGTCGAGGCTGAAAGCGAACTCGACGAACTGCTGATCGGCACTACGACCGCCGACGGCGTCATTCAAACGCCGGACGGAAATATTGAAATCGGTAAATTGCGCAGCGCTTGGGAAAAACCGCTGGAATCGGTCTATCGCACCAAGGTCAACACTCCTTCGGAAATCCGCAAATACACCCTTTATACCGAACGCGGTAACGCTGCACCCGCAATCAAAACCGCACAGCCGACCGTGTTTATCCCGGTATTCCCCGGCACCAACTGCGAATACGACGTTGCCCGCCGCTTTGACGAGGCAGGCGCGAAAGCCGACATCTTTGTGATCAAAAACCGCAGCGCTGCCGATGTCGCCGAGAGCGTGGAAAACATGGTGAAACACCTTGAAAAGTCGCAAATTTTGATGATCCCCGGCGGCTTTTCGGGCGGCGACGAACCCGACGGCAGCGGCAAATTCATCACCGCGTTTTTCAATAATCCCGATATTTCCTCAGCAATCAACGGCCTGCTTTACAAGCGCGACGGGCTTGCACTCGGCATCTGCAACGGCTTTCAGGCGTTGATTAAACTCGGGCTTGTACCGTTCGGCGACATCCGCCCGATGACTGCCGAAAGCCCGACACTGACCTTTAACGCCATCGGACGCCACCAGTCGATTCCGGTGCGCCTCAAAGTCGTCTCGGTCAAGTCGCCGTGGATGAAATATGCAACGCCCGGTGAGGTCTATACGATTCCGGTTTCGCACGGTGAGGGTCGGTTTGTCGCCGATCCCGCGCTGATCGAGCAGTTGGCGCAAAACGGGCAGATCGCCACAGTTTATGTCGACGAAAACAGCGATCCGACCATGAAAATGCCCCACAACCCCAATGGCTCGATGGCGGCGGTCGAGGGCATTACCTCACCTGACGGCAGAGTGTTCGGGAAAATGGGACATGACGAGCGCTGCGGCAAAAACCTGCTGCGCAATGTCGGCGGTTCCACGATTGATCTGTTCAGAGCCGGCGTAGATTACTTTAAATAAACGTTAATATCTATACCGTAGGGGCGGCCCCATGTGGCCGCCCGCTCGTAAGAAGCGACGACCCCGGCGCTCCGCAAAACCCTTCGCACTTAACTGCTTAAATTCCCCTCCCTTGGAGGGGTGGCATGAACGATACGGATGTTCATGACGGGGTGGTTTTTATCGTTTCTTTTTAAATACAGACGGGCGACCACATGGGGTCGCCCCTACAGATATTACGGCTATTCACCCTCCGAGTTATCGAGAATACCAACCCTTGCTCTACTTAATTCAACCCGCCGCCCGCAATCTCATTGCGGATTTCGGCGATCATCTTTTCTAAAATCGGCGGGATATTTTCGGAGAGCTTTACGGCGGCGTTTTTGGCTGCGGCGATAGCGGAAAAGTCGCTTAAACCACCTGCTAAACGTAAAATCGGAAGACCGCTCTGCCTTTCGCCAAGAAAATCACCCGGGCCGCGCAGTTTTAAATCCTTGTCGGCAATTTCGAAACCGTTGGAGCTGTCCTTCATGATATTCAACCGCTCATAGGCCGTGTCGGAACATGCCCGTGCGACCAGCACGCAATACGACTCATGCGTACCACGGCCGACTCGGCCGCGCAGCTGGTGCATCTGCGCCAACCCGAATGAATCCGCATCCTCGATGACCATAACCGTTGCATTCGGCACATCGATGCCGACCTCGATTACCGTCGTTGAGACTAACAGTTGCGTATTCCCCGCGATAAAATCATCCATCACCGCGTTTTTCTCGGCAGCTGCCATGCGGCCATGCAGAAGCGCGGTCTTGTATTGTTTGAACTCGGGCAAAATCGCTTTTTCGTAATAGACTGCGGCAGCCAGTTTACCCGATTCGTTGTCGTCGATGGCCGGACAGACGATATAGGCTTGTCGTCCCGCGTTAAATTCTTTCTTAATGAAATCGAATAACCGGATCCGGTTTTTGTCTTTGTAAATGTAGGTCTTGATCTCTCGGCGGCCTTTGGGCAGCGTGTCCAAAATTGAAATATCCAGATCGCCGTAGAGCATCAGCGCAAGCGTGCGCGGAATCGGGGTGGCAGACATGACGAAGAAGTGCGGTGATAGGCCCTTTGCAGCCAATTTGGAACGCTGGCGGACGCCGAATCGGTGCTGTTCGTCGGCTACTACCAAAGCCAGGTTTTTATAAATCACGTTGTCGGAAAAGAGCGCGTGGGTGCCTATCAAAATATCAATTTCACCTAATGCCAATGTGTCTAATATTCGT
The DNA window shown above is from Oscillospiraceae bacterium and carries:
- a CDS encoding phosphoribosylformylglycinamidine synthase; this translates as MSVFRSYTEKKPGFRADCERLHADLANELSLRTIETVRIVNRYDIEGIEETLLETVRTKVFGEPAVDDISDKLNFTDGDFVLAVAYLPGQFDQRADSCEQCVQLITKGLRPKVKCAKIYIFSGLLSDADKTAIQNYLINPVDSCAVSLDPFKTLDEKFDTPAPPETLTGFCKLNQAGLETLRKKLGLAMDFDDIAFCQKYFSSEEKRDPTITEIRIIDTYWSDHCRHTTFLTVLNDIKIEDEEVKSAFEQYLKMRETVYGEKAKTRPITLMDIATIVPKYLKKIGKLTRLDASEEINACSVKITPKIDGKPQDWLLMFKNETHNHPTEIEPFGGAATCLGGAIRDPLSGRAYCHQAMRVTGAADPNTPFEKTLPNKLPQRKICLEAAAGFSSYGNQIGLATGMVSEIYHPGYAAKRLETGAIIAAAPAKNVRRETPVSGDVIILLGGKTGRDGCGGATGSSKAHNVESLQTCGAEVQKGNPPEERKIQRLFRDPKVTAMIKRCNDFGAGGVSVAIGELADGLNINLDAVPKKYEGLDATELAISESQERMAVVVAQADMDKFIEYAAAENLDATLVAVVTDDARMTMISKGQAVASLSRDFLNSNGASKNASVRVKKFEQPRFAPKKGGLPDQFNAAISSLNAASQKGLGERFDGTIGAGTVLMPYGGKTRTTPQQAMVALLPVLGGQTDDCSMMAYGFNADICAQNPFFGAFSSVVSSVGKLVAAGAPLKTDAENCWLSLQEFFPSPRKDPERWALPFCALLGALKAQVLLGFAAIGGKDSMSGSFENIDVPPTLISFAVSETTADRVISCEFKDANHPVYLIAPKAGSDLTESIPETFNKVEKLIGEKKILSAYSLTDCSAAEALCKMGFGNDIGVKLACVPEQKFFFDPLPGGFLVEAESELDELLIGTTTADGVIQTPDGNIEIGKLRSAWEKPLESVYRTKVNTPSEIRKYTLYTERGNAAPAIKTAQPTVFIPVFPGTNCEYDVARRFDEAGAKADIFVIKNRSAADVAESVENMVKHLEKSQILMIPGGFSGGDEPDGSGKFITAFFNNPDISSAINGLLYKRDGLALGICNGFQALIKLGLVPFGDIRPMTAESPTLTFNAIGRHQSIPVRLKVVSVKSPWMKYATPGEVYTIPVSHGEGRFVADPALIEQLAQNGQIATVYVDENSDPTMKMPHNPNGSMAAVEGITSPDGRVFGKMGHDERCGKNLLRNVGGSTIDLFRAGVDYFK